In Listeria cossartiae subsp. cossartiae, one genomic interval encodes:
- a CDS encoding DUF1510 family protein, whose amino-acid sequence MADKRQSNNRRIKQNLVEGSRSQQNTKRKKTNLVLNVLIIVVSLLIIGSLYFVLFKTESDPAQQENKTASSTSKKEDAAKSDKSSEQEKESSDEKTTETTESDDPNVAKVITKDWKPIGTDQTGDHVNSYSSTSVDWQEKRKAFSAATDIPISNTSLWFVEQGADPATQSIGTLSTKEDPDKAYRVYITWVDGEGWQPTKVEELKTNDKR is encoded by the coding sequence ATGGCAGACAAACGACAATCAAATAACCGTCGCATTAAACAAAATTTGGTCGAAGGATCTCGCTCACAACAAAATACAAAACGAAAAAAGACGAATTTAGTTTTAAACGTTTTAATTATCGTGGTAAGCTTACTTATCATTGGTAGTTTGTATTTTGTGCTATTTAAAACGGAGAGTGACCCAGCACAACAAGAAAACAAAACGGCATCTTCCACATCGAAAAAAGAAGATGCCGCTAAATCAGATAAATCATCCGAACAAGAAAAAGAGTCTTCCGATGAAAAAACAACGGAAACGACCGAAAGCGACGATCCCAATGTGGCGAAAGTTATTACAAAAGACTGGAAACCAATCGGCACGGATCAAACTGGCGATCACGTGAATTCGTACAGTTCCACCAGTGTAGATTGGCAAGAAAAACGTAAAGCTTTTTCTGCAGCAACAGATATTCCAATCTCGAACACATCACTTTGGTTCGTGGAGCAAGGCGCTGATCCTGCAACGCAATCAATTGGAACGCTTTCGACTAAAGAAGACCCAGATAAAGCATATCGTGTTTATATCACATGGGTGGACGGTGAAGGATGGCAACCAACCAAAGTAGAAGAACTTAAAACAAACGACAAAAGATAA